Sequence from the Coleofasciculaceae cyanobacterium genome:
TTGCTTTGAGCGTTATACTAAATTTGATTGAGAAAACCCAGTTGCGGTAAATAATTTTAACTAGGCTAAAAACCTTCTGATGCTAAAGGATATGGTACTTCTGACTTCTGTACGGACGTTCGATGGAACGTCTTCTCAATAATGGCTGCCAGACTTACGATGTTGAATTGCCGTAATTCCACTGCTTTGTATTACTTCGCCTTGTTCTACTACTGCATAGATTAAGGTGCGATCGCCTGATTCTATACTGCTTTGAACGGTACATTCTAGATAGGCTAAAGCTTCTTCAATAATTAAGCAGCCGTTGCTAGCGGTTTTGGTAGTCAAATTACCAAATGAATCACTGCTTTGAGCGCAAAAGTTTCTCCTTACGCTTCTACCTTCATTGAGAATATTCAGCACCAACTTATCGCCTAGACTGCCGATTATGTCTGCATTTTGTTCTTTAGCTACCGCAATCATCACTCCAGGAGGATTAAAAGTTGCCTGGGATACCCAAGAAGAAAGTACACCACGATGAACATTATTATTACAGGTAGTTAAGACGCAAAGCGAACCAACAATTCTACCGACTGCTTGTTCGGTGCGATCGATTTGTATTTCTGTTACCGCTTGGCGAGGAGTACGCAGCCTTTTGGTTTTTTTTAATTTTTGGGTAAATTCTTGACCAGCCTGTATACATTCTTTTAAAGTACTAACAGTAGGACTAAAACGCACTTGGATTGGTTCAAAGCCAAAGCTATAATGAGCATCTTTGAGTTTATTTTCCAACAAAGCGATCGCTTCACCACTCCAGCCAAAAGAACCAAACACCCCTGCTAATTTAGTTTTGGCTGCGTTAGCTAGGACAATTCCCAATGCTGTCTGAATTTGAGTTGGCGCATGACCACCTAATGTCGGCGAACCGATGATAAAACCATCACAGGCTTGAACTGCTGCGGTAATTTCTTCAGTTGAGGCAAGTTCGCAGTTAATCGATTCTACCGCTACTCCCGACTGTATCAGACCATGAGCGATCGCACTGGCAATGGTTGCGGTGTTGCCATAAGCAGAGGCGTAAAGTAAAACTACTTGAAATTTTTTGCTGGTTTGTTGTTGACACCACTGTTGATAATCATAGCTAAAGCGGCTGAGGCTATATTTAATTAATGAACCATGAGCAGGAGCATATATTTTGCTAGGTAAAGGCGCAAATTTAGCTAAAACAGTCTCTAACTGTTTGGTTTGGGAAGCATGGAGACAGTCAAAATAGAAACGGCGGTCTAAATCTAATTGTTTCCAGTTATCATCGAAGATGGGTTCATCACACAAATGCATCCCAAAAAATTTATCGCTATAGAGAATTTTACTTTGAGGATCATAGGTACACAAGCCATCTACCCAACGGGGAGTAGATGCACTCAGAAACTGTAGTTGATGTCCTTGTCCTAAGTCTAAAGTATTATTGTCTCTGACTACTTGAATTCGCGATCGCCATTCGGGAAATATTAATGCACCTTCTAAAGCTTTGACTGCTGGTTTAGAACAGATTATTTTTGCTTGAGGTGCTTTTCCCGCTAAGAGTTGCACTGTTGCCAAACGGTTAGGATTAACGTGCTGCAAGATAATGTAGTCTAGCTTTTGTAAATCGAGATGCTGTTCTAAACTATCGAGGTAAATTTGTGTAAAAGACTGCCCTGGTGGATCGATTAAGGCGATTTTATCTGCTTGAATCAGATAAGAATTGGAAGTAGTGCCTTTTTGACGCGAATATTCAACTTCAAATTTTAATCTTTCCCAGGTACGCGATCGCAATACTTCAGTGTTTGTACCAATTTTAGCTACTTGAACGTCTCTTTGTTTGGCAGGTGTGTGATTAATAGTTGCTTGTGTCATGATGGTTAGTTGTTGATGGTTAATTGTTTGTCCCCTAAAGGATATGCCCGTGCATGATTAGCTGAGTCCTTCGGACTTGCTTCGCGTCCTAAAGGATTAGAAGTTCGCGTCACACGTAGTTAGTCCTTTAGGGCATATCGCACAGATGAACACAAATGATTTATTGTTTGTGATTTGTTAGTTGTTGATGGTTTTTTGTTTATGTCGTTGAGTTATTTTTTGTTCTGGATCGACACCTTCAAAGGTGGGGGGTAGCCAAACTCGGACTACTAATAAAACAGATAAAACTAACAGAAAAGAACAAGTGGCTAATACCTGACTCCAAGGAATTTCTAAAATTCCCTTGACGATAATTTCTCTTAGAACTGAGACAATTGAGACTTCGACGGCTACACCAATAGAAATTCGACGTTCTTGCAAGTAAATGATTAATAAGCGAAATAATTCGACTAAAATTAGTAAAAACAGAATGTCAGCCGTGACTTGGGTAAAATTTAAGGGCGGTAGCAGAGAAATAAACATCTCTCGCAACTGAATCGCCATGAAGCTAAATAAGCCGATACAAAGAGAGATAATAATCGAGTCTTGGATAAATTCTAAAATTTGAATTACCCCACTGCTATTGAACAATTTGTACCAGGGAATCGGTGGGGAATCGACAAGTTTGTGCATGGTGAATATAGGGGTGCAGGAGTGCAGGAGTGCAGGGGAGGAAAGCTAATAGCTAACAGCTAAAAACTAGTAAATCAGAACGAAGGTA
This genomic interval carries:
- a CDS encoding diflavin flavoprotein — encoded protein: MTQATINHTPAKQRDVQVAKIGTNTEVLRSRTWERLKFEVEYSRQKGTTSNSYLIQADKIALIDPPGQSFTQIYLDSLEQHLDLQKLDYIILQHVNPNRLATVQLLAGKAPQAKIICSKPAVKALEGALIFPEWRSRIQVVRDNNTLDLGQGHQLQFLSASTPRWVDGLCTYDPQSKILYSDKFFGMHLCDEPIFDDNWKQLDLDRRFYFDCLHASQTKQLETVLAKFAPLPSKIYAPAHGSLIKYSLSRFSYDYQQWCQQQTSKKFQVVLLYASAYGNTATIASAIAHGLIQSGVAVESINCELASTEEITAAVQACDGFIIGSPTLGGHAPTQIQTALGIVLANAAKTKLAGVFGSFGWSGEAIALLENKLKDAHYSFGFEPIQVRFSPTVSTLKECIQAGQEFTQKLKKTKRLRTPRQAVTEIQIDRTEQAVGRIVGSLCVLTTCNNNVHRGVLSSWVSQATFNPPGVMIAVAKEQNADIIGSLGDKLVLNILNEGRSVRRNFCAQSSDSFGNLTTKTASNGCLIIEEALAYLECTVQSSIESGDRTLIYAVVEQGEVIQSSGITAIQHRKSGSHY
- a CDS encoding phosphate-starvation-inducible PsiE family protein is translated as MHKLVDSPPIPWYKLFNSSGVIQILEFIQDSIIISLCIGLFSFMAIQLREMFISLLPPLNFTQVTADILFLLILVELFRLLIIYLQERRISIGVAVEVSIVSVLREIIVKGILEIPWSQVLATCSFLLVLSVLLVVRVWLPPTFEGVDPEQKITQRHKQKTINN